In Acinonyx jubatus isolate Ajub_Pintada_27869175 chromosome B3, VMU_Ajub_asm_v1.0, whole genome shotgun sequence, a genomic segment contains:
- the NKX2-1 gene encoding homeobox protein Nkx-2.1 isoform X3, protein MSMSPKHTTPFSVSDILSPLEESYKKVGMEGGGLGAPLAAYRQGQAAPPAAAMQQHAVGHHGAVTAAYHMTAAGVPQLSHSAVGGYCNGNLGNMSELPPYQDTMRNSASGPGWYGANPDPRFPAITRFMGPASGMNMSGMGGLGSLGDVSKNMAPLPSAPRRKRRVLFSQAQVYELERRFKQQKYLSAPEREHLASMIHLTPTQVKIWFQNHRYKMKRQAKDKAAQQQLQQDSGGGGGGAGCPQQQQAQQQSPRRVAVPVLVKDGKPCQAGAPAPGAGSLQGHAQQQAQQQAQAAQAAAAAISVGSGGPGLGAHPGHQPGSAGQSPDLAHHAASPAALQGQVSSLSHLNSSGSDYGTMSCSTLLYGRTW, encoded by the exons ATGTCGATGAGTCCAAAGCACACGACTCCGTTCTCAGTGTCTGACATCTTGAGTCCCCTGGAGGAAAGCTACAAGAAAGTGGGCATGGAGGGCGGCGGCCTCGGGGCTCCGCTGGCGGCTTACAGGCAGGGCCAGGCGGCTCCGCCGGCCGCGGCCATGCAGCAGCACGCCGTGGGGCACCACGGCGCCGTCACCGCCGCCTACCACATGACGGCGGCAGGGGTGCCCCAGCTCTCGCACTCCGCCGTGGGGGGCTACTGCAACGGCAACCTGGGCAACATGAGTGAGCTGCCGCCGTACCAGGACACCATGCGGAACAGCGCCTCGGGCCCCGGATGGTACGGCGCCAACCCAGACCCGCGCTTCCCCGCCA TCACCCGCTTCATGGGCCCGGCGAGCGGCATGAACATGAGCGGCATGGGCGGCCTGGGCTCGCTGGGGGACGTGAGCAAGAACATGGCCCCGCTGCCAAGCGCACCACGCCGGAAGCGCAGGGTGCTCTTCTCCCAGGCTCAGGTGTACGAGCTGGAGCGACGCTTCAAGCAACAGAAGTACCTGTCGGCGCCCGAGCGGGAGCACCTGGCCAGCATGATCCACCTGACACCCACGCAGGTCAAAATCTGGTTCCAGAACCACCGCTATAAGATGAAGCGCCAAGCCAAGGACAAGGCGGCACAGCAGCAACTACAGCAGgacagcggcggcggcggcgggggcgccgGGTGCCCGCAGCAGCAGCAAGCGCAGCAGCAGTCGCCGCGCCGCGTGGCAGTGCCGGTCCTGGTGAAAGACGGCAAACCCTGCCAGGCAGGAGCCCCCGCGCCTGGTGCCGGCAGCCTTCAAGGCCACGCGCAACAGCAGGCGCAGCAGCAGGCGCAGGCTGCTCAGGCGGCCGCGGCGGCTATCTCAGTGGGCAGCGGTGGCCCTGGCCTGGGTGCACACCCGGGCCACCAGCCGGGCAGCGCAGGCCAGTCTCCGGACCTGGCACACCACGCCGCCAGCCCCGCGGCGCTTCAGGGCCAGGTCTCCAGCCTGTCCCACCTGAACTCCTCGGGCTCGGACTATGGCACCATGTCTTGCTCCACCTTGCTATATGGTCGGACCTGGTGA
- the NKX2-1 gene encoding homeobox protein Nkx-2.1 isoform X2, translating into MGEGRGHQVCSSRRRIMSMSPKHTTPFSVSDILSPLEESYKKVGMEGGGLGAPLAAYRQGQAAPPAAAMQQHAVGHHGAVTAAYHMTAAGVPQLSHSAVGGYCNGNLGNMSELPPYQDTMRNSASGPGWYGANPDPRFPAITRFMGPASGMNMSGMGGLGSLGDVSKNMAPLPSAPRRKRRVLFSQAQVYELERRFKQQKYLSAPEREHLASMIHLTPTQVKIWFQNHRYKMKRQAKDKAAQQQLQQDSGGGGGGAGCPQQQQAQQQSPRRVAVPVLVKDGKPCQAGAPAPGAGSLQGHAQQQAQQQAQAAQAAAAAISVGSGGPGLGAHPGHQPGSAGQSPDLAHHAASPAALQGQVSSLSHLNSSGSDYGTMSCSTLLYGRTW; encoded by the exons ATGGGCGAGGGTCGGGGACACCAGGTTTGTTCGAG ccgCCGCCGAATCATGTCGATGAGTCCAAAGCACACGACTCCGTTCTCAGTGTCTGACATCTTGAGTCCCCTGGAGGAAAGCTACAAGAAAGTGGGCATGGAGGGCGGCGGCCTCGGGGCTCCGCTGGCGGCTTACAGGCAGGGCCAGGCGGCTCCGCCGGCCGCGGCCATGCAGCAGCACGCCGTGGGGCACCACGGCGCCGTCACCGCCGCCTACCACATGACGGCGGCAGGGGTGCCCCAGCTCTCGCACTCCGCCGTGGGGGGCTACTGCAACGGCAACCTGGGCAACATGAGTGAGCTGCCGCCGTACCAGGACACCATGCGGAACAGCGCCTCGGGCCCCGGATGGTACGGCGCCAACCCAGACCCGCGCTTCCCCGCCA TCACCCGCTTCATGGGCCCGGCGAGCGGCATGAACATGAGCGGCATGGGCGGCCTGGGCTCGCTGGGGGACGTGAGCAAGAACATGGCCCCGCTGCCAAGCGCACCACGCCGGAAGCGCAGGGTGCTCTTCTCCCAGGCTCAGGTGTACGAGCTGGAGCGACGCTTCAAGCAACAGAAGTACCTGTCGGCGCCCGAGCGGGAGCACCTGGCCAGCATGATCCACCTGACACCCACGCAGGTCAAAATCTGGTTCCAGAACCACCGCTATAAGATGAAGCGCCAAGCCAAGGACAAGGCGGCACAGCAGCAACTACAGCAGgacagcggcggcggcggcgggggcgccgGGTGCCCGCAGCAGCAGCAAGCGCAGCAGCAGTCGCCGCGCCGCGTGGCAGTGCCGGTCCTGGTGAAAGACGGCAAACCCTGCCAGGCAGGAGCCCCCGCGCCTGGTGCCGGCAGCCTTCAAGGCCACGCGCAACAGCAGGCGCAGCAGCAGGCGCAGGCTGCTCAGGCGGCCGCGGCGGCTATCTCAGTGGGCAGCGGTGGCCCTGGCCTGGGTGCACACCCGGGCCACCAGCCGGGCAGCGCAGGCCAGTCTCCGGACCTGGCACACCACGCCGCCAGCCCCGCGGCGCTTCAGGGCCAGGTCTCCAGCCTGTCCCACCTGAACTCCTCGGGCTCGGACTATGGCACCATGTCTTGCTCCACCTTGCTATATGGTCGGACCTGGTGA
- the NKX2-1 gene encoding homeobox protein Nkx-2.1 isoform X1 yields the protein MSSESQLQPQNPACPGDGRGSGTPGGKGAGSRGVPLTAAEEADRRTDTQNNSAAPGFVPRLASSFGGDWGSAPRSPMWSGGSGKARGWEAAAGGRSSPSRLSRRRIMSMSPKHTTPFSVSDILSPLEESYKKVGMEGGGLGAPLAAYRQGQAAPPAAAMQQHAVGHHGAVTAAYHMTAAGVPQLSHSAVGGYCNGNLGNMSELPPYQDTMRNSASGPGWYGANPDPRFPAITRFMGPASGMNMSGMGGLGSLGDVSKNMAPLPSAPRRKRRVLFSQAQVYELERRFKQQKYLSAPEREHLASMIHLTPTQVKIWFQNHRYKMKRQAKDKAAQQQLQQDSGGGGGGAGCPQQQQAQQQSPRRVAVPVLVKDGKPCQAGAPAPGAGSLQGHAQQQAQQQAQAAQAAAAAISVGSGGPGLGAHPGHQPGSAGQSPDLAHHAASPAALQGQVSSLSHLNSSGSDYGTMSCSTLLYGRTW from the exons ATGTCCTCGGAAAGTCAGCTCCAGCCCCAGAACCCCGCGTGTCCGGGCGATGGGCGAGGGTCGGGGACACCAG GGGGAaagggggcggggagcagaggTGTCCCTCTGACGGCGGCAGAAGAggcagacagacggacagacacgCAGAACAACAGTGCGGCCCCAGGGTTCGTCCCCAGACTCGCGAGCTCGTTTGGTGGTGACTGGGGCTCGGCGCCGCGAAGCCCGATGTGGTCCGGAGGCAGTGGGAAGGCGCGGGGCTGGGAGGCCGCGGCGGGAGGGAGGAGCAGCCCCAGCAGGCTCAG ccgCCGCCGAATCATGTCGATGAGTCCAAAGCACACGACTCCGTTCTCAGTGTCTGACATCTTGAGTCCCCTGGAGGAAAGCTACAAGAAAGTGGGCATGGAGGGCGGCGGCCTCGGGGCTCCGCTGGCGGCTTACAGGCAGGGCCAGGCGGCTCCGCCGGCCGCGGCCATGCAGCAGCACGCCGTGGGGCACCACGGCGCCGTCACCGCCGCCTACCACATGACGGCGGCAGGGGTGCCCCAGCTCTCGCACTCCGCCGTGGGGGGCTACTGCAACGGCAACCTGGGCAACATGAGTGAGCTGCCGCCGTACCAGGACACCATGCGGAACAGCGCCTCGGGCCCCGGATGGTACGGCGCCAACCCAGACCCGCGCTTCCCCGCCA TCACCCGCTTCATGGGCCCGGCGAGCGGCATGAACATGAGCGGCATGGGCGGCCTGGGCTCGCTGGGGGACGTGAGCAAGAACATGGCCCCGCTGCCAAGCGCACCACGCCGGAAGCGCAGGGTGCTCTTCTCCCAGGCTCAGGTGTACGAGCTGGAGCGACGCTTCAAGCAACAGAAGTACCTGTCGGCGCCCGAGCGGGAGCACCTGGCCAGCATGATCCACCTGACACCCACGCAGGTCAAAATCTGGTTCCAGAACCACCGCTATAAGATGAAGCGCCAAGCCAAGGACAAGGCGGCACAGCAGCAACTACAGCAGgacagcggcggcggcggcgggggcgccgGGTGCCCGCAGCAGCAGCAAGCGCAGCAGCAGTCGCCGCGCCGCGTGGCAGTGCCGGTCCTGGTGAAAGACGGCAAACCCTGCCAGGCAGGAGCCCCCGCGCCTGGTGCCGGCAGCCTTCAAGGCCACGCGCAACAGCAGGCGCAGCAGCAGGCGCAGGCTGCTCAGGCGGCCGCGGCGGCTATCTCAGTGGGCAGCGGTGGCCCTGGCCTGGGTGCACACCCGGGCCACCAGCCGGGCAGCGCAGGCCAGTCTCCGGACCTGGCACACCACGCCGCCAGCCCCGCGGCGCTTCAGGGCCAGGTCTCCAGCCTGTCCCACCTGAACTCCTCGGGCTCGGACTATGGCACCATGTCTTGCTCCACCTTGCTATATGGTCGGACCTGGTGA